In Lolium perenne isolate Kyuss_39 chromosome 5, Kyuss_2.0, whole genome shotgun sequence, the sequence TATGTGACTCTGGTTACTCAGTGAGGCCTTAGTCCCAGACTAGCTTCCGCGCAATTTGGGTGTGCCGGTGCGCACCCGTCGGCACACCGTCTAGATCTGGCGCTGAGCCTTGGGTTGGGTCTTCTTGCAGGGGCGGTGGCTGGCGGGAGGAGGGAGATGAGCCGTGGCCGGTCCCCGGAGCCGCTGGATTTCTTCATCTGGACTGTCGAGGTGCTAATCTCTAGTGTTCGCTGGTTTCCCTGTTCTGTTCCTACTCTTGCTACTTGAATGAATGCTGATTTCTTTTGGGGGGTGAAAGTCAAGTGTATTTTTGTTTGTGCACTCTGCACCGGTGCTCTTGCTAACGATTCAATCGTATTAGCCCCTTGTAGTACAATACTTCGCGGATTTTTGTCTGTGCGCGCGGGTGAAAATGTTGCTGTTCCTTACTTCCTTTCACTGTACGGACTGCAGGCTGATTATGCAGACTTCAGTTCTTGAATTGCTCTGTACGTTCGTAGTTTCGTGCTGCAGTGTAAGGATTAGTGAATTGCCACATTAACATGTGTGCATAAGAAACCACCTGTATGATTCTTAAATATCTTTTATGTTGAACCAGCATGTCCAGATAATGAAAAAAAGATTAATTCAATTGTAGATACTGTAGTGCTACCATTCTGTCTTGAGCTCCTTAGAGACCAACCTGGGATCCAAGCCCGCAGTTAGCCCTGTACCCCGCCTCCTAGGAGGCTTGTAAAACTATCTATGTTTTCAGTGAAATGAAACGCAAAAGtcttttgcgttttctcgaaaaaaaaaacttTGGTCTACCAACAACCAAGTCCAAGCATTTTACAACTCAAGTATTGTTTGCTACTCCACTCAATGGTTGGAAAAGTACTGCTCAGTCAATTGAACTCTATGGTTTATTTGATGATTTAGTGTGATGGTTGATCATGGTGTGCACTCAACTTCATGCAAATAAATAAATATTCGCGAGTACCTAGCTACACCTTATCATATGGCATGACATATTGTCAGATAAAAGTACCATACCCTGCAAAAAAAAGATAAAAGTACCATAGAGAGGGTATGGTCAGTCATGTGGCGAGAGTGATATTTGGTTCCCCATTATATCTTCGCATCTAAGGTTTTGAACTTGGCCTGCTTCAGTAGCGATGATTCAATTGACAAAGTGATACTCACCCAACCAAATTTTGCCAACTACAAGCACTATTGCAATTATTTTACTAGGAGATGGTTTAGCATGGCAAGGAAAGCTAGCTTTAGTTGGCAAAGTAGCTGTGCTAGGAAGTTTCCTGAAACTAAGAGATGTGATGTCACAAGAAGAAAGTTCAGTTTTTCGTCCCTGAACTCTTGAGAAAGTTTAGTTGTCATCCTAGAACTTATTTCCCTTAACTCTTGAAAAAAATCACTTCTTGTCTGACCCAATGAAAACAGTGACGTGGATAGAGGAAACCAGTTTGCCCAACCAAACCGTGAAGCGCCACTAGCAGCGCCAAAACAAGAGAAAAATCACTGAGCCCCCAGCCAAATTGCTTCTCGactgcctctctctctctcttccctgAATCCAGCACTGAGGTGTTGGGACTAAAGGGAGTGCTCCAGTTATGCTTATAAATTATCGGTGAATTCACAATTTCTGTGTAtgctttattttttctgtttttaaaAGACCACTACTAATTTATCTTCTGACTATTTGGAACCAGTGACAGCTAGTCTTAGATGCAAAAGCTAAAGGTTATACTGCTATTCACCTAATAAGGTTATTGTTCTCTTTCAGGATGTTGGATTGTGGCTTGAAGAGATAAATCTTGGTGGCTATAGACAAGTGTTTGAAGAAAATGGTGTCAATGGAGAGTATCTTGAGAGCTTGTCGATGTTTACTACCGAGCAGATTTTGCGGTTTATTAGGCGGTGCCATATGAAATGGGGAGATTTTATCACATTATGCAAAGAGTTGAGGCGTATTAAAGGTTTGGATATTCCCGTTTCTTCTTCGAGAGCATCTAGAAATCATCTCTGCTACCATAATAACTGCTTCAGTATTTTGTTCCTTCATATTTTGATATTTAGTTTTCATTTGATTGTGAGATGCGCCATGCAGTCAACCGTTATGAAGTCCTCTTTTCCTTTCACGGATGCTATCTATTTATTTTAGCAAAATACTATAAGTGCAAAAATACAAGTCATTCAAAGTGTTGAAGTTCATTGGTCTTTTCTTTTTGAGCTTAAAGCTTGATAGGTGGATGGCCTTTCCATGCTATTTGAAATCCTAGAAGGGTCTTGTCTAAAACTGTTGTGTCGCACAGTGCAGTTGCCAACTTGGGGCCAACGATTTGCTTGCTGTTCTATTAGCTATTTAGCTTTATCATCAAATATTTTGTTGAGGCAAGTTTATGATGCTAACATATAAA encodes:
- the LOC127299439 gene encoding uncharacterized protein, which encodes MSRGRSPEPLDFFIWTVEDVGLWLEEINLGGYRQVFEENGVNGEYLESLSMFTTEQILRFIRRCHMKWGDFITLCKELRRIKVACLKGEQEVRRPWWAPSCLSVVFVRAAKRSRQSRVVSLKLEP